The following proteins come from a genomic window of Sesamum indicum cultivar Zhongzhi No. 13 linkage group LG10, S_indicum_v1.0, whole genome shotgun sequence:
- the LOC105171525 gene encoding ABC transporter C family member 4 (The sequence of the model RefSeq protein was modified relative to this genomic sequence to represent the inferred CDS: added 16 bases not found in genome assembly), with product MIMSSVSWLTSLECSASFDDSSSFSTVLHWLEFIFLSPCPQRILFSAINLLFLLTLVVLVLKRLYLRLLNGRNLGSSVLEKPLLGGDSHGFRITLWFKASFVVTALLASAYAVLSILAITKGVESQWNLIEVLFKLFQMMANVVVLVLIAHEKKFRAVSHPLPLRVYWAVDFVLVCLFAAMAIARLVSSSENVDLNMKLDDLFSLVSFPLYVFLLVAAVKGSSGINLVADEDLDENSRPKVDERTTEDSDVSGYASASLLSRAVWHWMNPILSKGYKSPLKMDEVPLLPLDHQAQSMAELFELYWPKPSENSKNPVRTMLIRCFWKDLAFTGFLALVRLAVMYVGPVLIQSFISFTSGDRSNLYQGFYLILILLIAKVVEVLCSHQFNFLSQKLGMLMRSVLMTGIYKKGLRLSCSSRQDHGVGQIVNYMAVDCQQLADLVYQLHTLWLMPFQVGVALLLIYVYIGVSAVVSLAAVVGVMFLTLTITRKNNSFQFNVMMSRDVRMKATTEMLNNMRVIKFQAWEDHFYKKIQAAREKEYSWLSKFMYLISGNLILLWSVPILIAALTFGIATLMKVPLDAGTVFTTTSVFKILQEPIQSFPQTLISISQAIISLGRLDRYLTSCELEDNNVEREEGCGGAIAVEVKEGTFAWEDEGGEHVLKDINFEVKKGELAAIVGMVGSGKSSLLASVLGELHKTSGKVRVCGTTAYVAQTSWIQNATIQENILFGSPMNVEKYKDVIKVCSLEKDLEIMEHGDQTEIGERGINLSGGQKQRIQLARAVYQDCDIYLLDDIFSAVDAHTGTEIFKECIRGALKDKTILLVTHQVDFLHNADLILVMRDGKIVQSGKYNELRDSDLDFSALVAAHETSMELVETNPAVSSVNVKQAPESPHKQVPRSVENGSGQSELNGEPGESKSDKGSSKLIEDEERETGRVSLSVYKKYSTEVYGWWGITVVILISILWQLSQMSSDYWLAYQTSDELNFVASLFIGIYTAIAVVSCVFMAVRSVLVAFLGLKTAQSFFNQILNSILHAPMSFFDTTPSGRILSRASSDQVNIDILIPLFLSITIVMYFSLLGILVITCQYAWPTVFIIVPLIWLNIWYQGYYIASARELTRLDQITKAPIIHNFSETISGVMTIRCFRKQDKFFHGNIDRVDTNLRMSFHNSASNEWLGFRLEMIGSFVLCVATVFLILLPSTIVKPEYVGLSLSYGLPLNSVLYWTIYLGSVLENRMVSVERIKQFINIPSEAAWRKADSAPSPDWPNRGEIEIKNLQVRYRHNTPLVLKGISLTINGGEKIGVVGRTGSGKSTLIQVFFRLLEPYAGTIIVDGVDICKLGLHDLRSRFGIIPQEPVLFEGTVRSNIDPLGLYSDDEIWKSLERCQLKEVVSAKPEKLDSSVVDSGDNWSVGQRQLLCLGRVMLKRSKILFMDEATASVDSQTDAVIQKIIRQDFSACTIITIAHRIPTVIDCDRVLVIDNGWAKEFDGPGRLLERPSLFGALVQEYANRSSGL from the exons ATGATCATGTCTTCTGTTTCATGGCTCACGTCCCTCGAGTGTTCAGCCTCCTTTGATGATTCGAGTTCTTTTTCAACTGTACTACACTGGCTGGAATTCATTTTTCTGTCACCATGTCCGCAGAGGATTCTGTTTTCAGCCATTAACCTTCTGTTCTTGCTCACCCTTGTTGTACTGGTGCTGAAACGGCTGTATCTCCGACTCCTTAATGGCCGAAATTTGGGATCCTCAGTTCTTGAGAAACCTCTTCTTGGAGGTGATAGTCATGGTTTTAGAATCACTTTGTGGTTTAAAGCTTCTTTTGTCGTCACAGCTCTATTAGCCTCTGCCTATGCTGTTCTCAGCATATTGGCCATCACTAAAGGCGTCGAATCTCAATGGAACTTAATTGAGGTTTTGTTCAAATTGTTTCAAATGATGGCTAATGTGGTTGTTTTGGTTCTTATTGCACATGAGAAAAAGTTTAGAGCTGTCTCTCATCCGCTGCCCCTTCGAGTGTATTGGGCTGTGGACTTTGTTCTTGTATGTCTGTTTGCTGCTATGGCTATCGCTCGTTTAGTCTCTAGTAGTGAAAATGTTGATCTCAACATGAAATTGGATGATTTGTTTTCCTTGGTGAGCTTCCCGCTTTACGTTTTTCTGCTTGTTGCTGCTGTGAAAGGATCATCTGGGATTAATTTGGTTGCTGATGAGGATCTTGATGAGAACTCAAGACCAAAAGTAGATGAACGGACTACAGAGGATTCTGATGTGAGTGGCTATGCTTCAGCTTCATTGTTGTCTAGAGCCGTGTGGCATTGGATGAATCCGATTCTGAGCAAAGGGTATAAGTCTCCTCTGAAAATGGACGAAGTCCCTTTGCTTCCACTCGATCATCAGGCTCAGAGTATGGCTGAACTGTTTGAACTTTATTGGCCTAAGCCTAGTGAGAACTCAAAGAACCCTGTAAGAACAATGCTGATCAGATGTTTCTGGAAGGATCTTGCTTTCACAGGTTTTCTTGCTCTTGTGCGCTTAGCTGTTATGTATGTCGGCCCGGTCCTTATCCAAAGTTTCATCAGTTTCACTTCTGGGGACAGAAGCAATTTGTATCAAGGTTTTTATCTGATATTGATTCTGTTAATAGCGAAAGTGGTCGAAGTTCTTTGTTCCCATCAGTTCAATTTTCTATCTCAGAAGCTGGGGATGCTTATGCGTTCCGTTCTGATGACTGGTATATACAAGAAGGGGCTCAGATTGTCCTGCTCCTCCAGGCAGGATCATGGAGTCGGACAAATAGTGAATTATATGGCTGTTGATTGCCAGCAGCTAGCGGATCTGGTCTACCAGCTGCATACGTTATGGTTGATGCCGTTTCAAGTGGGAGTTGCTTTGTTGCTGATATATGTTTATATCGGAGTCTCTGCAGTGGTTTCATTGGCAGCAGTTGTTGGAGTTATGTTCCTAACTCTGACGATAACTCGGAAAAACAATTCGTTTCAGTTTAATGTGATGATGAGTCGAGACGTGAGGATGAAAGCTACTACTGAAATGCTGAACAACATGCGTGTCATCAAATTTCAAGCGTGGGAAGACCACTTCTACAAGAAAATCCAAGCTGCCCGTGAGAAGGAGTATAGTTGGCTCAGTAAATTTATGTACTTGATTTCTGGCAACTTAATTTTGCTGTGGAGCGTCCCAATTCTAATAGCTGCACTCACATTTGGTATTGCAACTTTGATGAAAGTCCCTCTTGATGCTGGGACTGTTTTCACGACAACATCCGTTTTCAAGATCTTACAGGAACCGATTCAAAGTTTCCCACAAACTCTCATCTCGATCTCACAAGCAATCATATCTTTGGGGAGGTTGGATAGGTATCTGACCAGCTGTGAATTGGAGGATAACAACGTAGAGAGAGAGGAAGGTTGTGGTGGTGCAATAGCTGTCGAGGTGAAAGAAGGAACTTTTGCATGGGAAGACGAAGGTGGCGAACATGTTCttaaagatataaattttgaggTTAAGAAAGGAGAGCTTGCGGCAATTGTTGGAATGGTTGGATCAGGAAAATCTTCTTTATTGGCTTCTGTTCTAGGTGAGCTTCACAAAACTTCAGGAAAG GTGAGGGTTTGTGGGACTACAGCTTATGTGGCACAAACGTCATGGATACAGAATGCAACAATCCAAGAAAATATACTGTTTGGTTCCCCAATGAACgttgaaaaatataaggacGTAATAAAGGTGTGTTCCTTAGAGAAAGATTTGGAGATTATGGAACACGGTGACCAGACAGAGATCGGAGAACGTGGCATTAACCTTAGTGGTGGCCAGAAGCAGCGGATACAACTTGCCAGAGCTGTGTATCAAGACTGTGATATCTATCTATTAGATGATATATTCAGTGCAGTTGATGCTCACACTGGAACAGAGATATTTAAG CTTTGAAGGATAAAACAATTCTACTTGTCACCCATCAAGTTGATTTCCTTCACAATGCAGATCTTATACTG GTTATGCGAGACGGGAAGATTGTGCAATCTGGCAAGTACAATGAACTTCGTGACTCTGACCTGGATTTCAGTGCACTTGTAGCGGCTCATGAGACCTCCATGGAACTAGTTGAAACTAATCCAGCTGTTTCTAGTGTAAATGTCAAACAAGCGCCAGAATCACCCCACAAACAAGTCCCAAGATCAGTCGAAAATGGGTCGGGCCAGAGTGAGCTTAATGGTGAACCAGGGGAATCCAAATCTGATAAGGGTAGTTCGAAGCTCATAGAagatgaagagagagaaaccGGCCGTGTCAGTCTGAGTGTATATAAGAAGTACAGCACTGAGGTATATGGATGGTGGGGAATAACAGTTGTGATACTTATCTCTATATTATGGCAGTTATCCCAGATGTCCTCTGATTATTGGCTGGCTTATCAGACATCTGATGAACTTAACTTTGTAGCCTCTTTGTTTATTGGCATCTACACTGCTATAGCTGTTGtttcttgtgtttttatgGCGGTCAGATCAGTTCTTGTTGCGTTTTTGGGTCTCAAAACGGCTCAGAGTTTCTTTAATCAAATACTGAATAGCATTCTGCATGCTCCAATGTCATTCTTTGACACAACTCCTTCCGGCAGAATACTAAGTCGT GCATCCTCTGATCAAGTGAACATTGATATCTTGATACCACTGTTTTTGAGTATAACCATCGTCATGTACTTTTCGTTGCTTGGAATCCTGGTTATTACATGTCAATATGCTTGGCCTACAGTATTCATCATAGTTCCACTGATCTGGCTCAACATCTGGTATCAG GGATACTATATCGCATCAGCGCGTGAATTAACAAGACTCGACCAAATTACTAAAGCTCCAATCATACACAATTTCTCTGAAACCATATCTGGTGTTATGACAATACGTTGCTTCAGAAAGCAGGATAAGTTCTTTCATGGAAATATTGACAGGGTGGACACGAATCTGAGAATGAGTTTTCACAACAGTGCATCGAATGAGTGGTTGGGTTTCCGCTTGGAAATGATAGGGAGTTTTGTCCTATGTGTTGCCACCGTTTTCTTGATCTTGTTACCTAGTACAATAGTAAAACCAG AATACGTTGGGCTGTCTCTTTCGTACGGCCTGCCACTTAACTCTGTACTGTACTGGACCATCTACCTTGGCTCTGTTCTTGAGAACAGAATGGTTTCTGTGGAAAGAATAAAGCAATTCATAAACATCCCATCAGAAGCTGCATGGAGGAAAGCCGATTCTGCACCCTCTCCAGATTGGCCTAATCGTGGCGAGATTGAGATAAAGAACTTGCAG GTCAGGTATAGGCATAACACTCCGTTGGTACTGAAAGGAATATCTCTAACCATCAACGGTGGTGAGAAAATTGGCGTTGTTGGGCGAACTGGAAGTGGGAAGTCAACTCTGATCCAAGTGTTCTTCAGGCTGCTGGAACCTTATGCCGGCACAATAATAGTTGATGGGGTTGACATATGCAAGCTCGGTCTTCATGATCTTAGGTCCAGATTCGGAATCATCCCTCAGGAGCCGGTCTTGTTTGAGGGAACAGTTAGAAGCAACATTGATCCACTCGGGCTGTACTCAGACGACGAAATATGGAAG AGTCTTGAACGGTGCCAACTGAAAGAAGTTGTGTCAGCAAAACCTGAAAAACTTGACTCTTCAG TGGTCGACTCTGGGGACAACTGGAGCGTGGGGCAAAGACAGCTCCTATGCTTGGGACGTGTGATGCTGAAACGTAGCAAGATCTTATTCATGGACGAAGCAACAGCCTCGGTTGATTCTCAAACAGATGCTGTGATTCAAAAGATCATACGTCAGGACTTCTCCGCCTGCACGATAATCACTATTGCTCACAGGATCCCAACTGTTATAGACTGCGACAGGGTCTTGGTCATAGACAACG GATGGGCCAAGGAATTTGATGGTCCTGGCAGGCTTCTTGAGAGGCCATCACTGTTTGGAGCACTGGTTCAAGAGTATGCCAACAGATCATCTGGGCTGTGA
- the LOC105171527 gene encoding kinesin-like protein KIN-13A, with amino-acid sequence MRHMGGQMQQSSAAAATALYENAGPGVSGGDAGDAVMARWLQSAGLQHLASPMASNAVDHRLLPNLLMQGYAPQSAEEKQRLFKLMRNLNFNGETVSEPYTPSAQSSGAFAPSEGFYSPEFRGDFGAGLLDLHSMDDTELLSDHVITEPFEPSPFMPAVTKAFESDSDGTVGKQQRGPTDAEAPVGASNNEKETSTRENNVAKIKVVVRKRPLNKKELSRKEDDIVTVYDDAYLTVHEPKLKVDLTAYVEKHEFCFDAVLDEHVTNDEVYRNTVEPIIPTIFQRTKATCFAYGQTGSGKTYTMQPLPLRAAEDLVRFLHQPVYRNQRFKLWLSYFEIYGGKLFDLLSDRKKLCMREDGRQQVCIVGLQEFEVSDVHIVKEYIERGNAARSTGSTGANEESSRSHAILQLAVKRHPEVKESKRNNNINEGNESRSGKVVGKISFIDLAGSERGADTTDNDRQTRIEGAEINKSLLALKECIRALDNDQIHIPFRGSKLTEVLRDSFVGNSRTVMISCISPNAGSCEHTLNTLRYADRVKSLSKSGNPKKDQASSLPPSAKESSSTPTLPVTAEREDVYEQNQESKVVDTSRRVIDKETSSFNFSTDDEKQSSNFSSNFNFNGRDESGVAAGGSERERLDVRNASKGSTSQKMFSAGYSQSSSDTEKKVQKVSPPRQKVYRDEKLGHGPRKDIENQDISTTSYKQQNINNSSAASTGAKRYEPEPPPDGSINEILEEEEALIAAHRKEIEDTMEIVREEMKLLAEVDQPGSHIDNYVTQLSFVLSRKAASLVSLQARLARFQHRLKEQEILSRKRVLR; translated from the exons ATGCGCCACATGGGTGGCCAGATGCAGCAGAGCAGTGCGGCAGCGGCCACCGCACTCTACGAGAATGCAGGACCAGGGGTGTCCGGTGGAGATGCGGGGGATGCTGTTATGGCGCGGTGGCTCCAGTCTGCCGGATTGCAGCATCTGGCCTCTCCAATGGCATCTAATGCTGTTGATCATAGACTGCTCCCTAACCTCCTAATGCAG GGCTATGCACCACAGTCTGCAGAAGAGAAACAGAGgcttttcaaattaatgagGAATCTCAACTTCAATGGTGAAACTGTTTCTGAGCCTTACACCCCAAGTGCACAAAGTTCAGGCGCATTTGCTCCATCAGAGGGATTTTATTCTCCTGAGTTTAGGGGGGACTTTGGAGCTGGACTTTTGGATCTACATTCTATGGATGACACAGAGCTCTTATCTGAT cATGTTATCACAGAGCCATTTGAACCTTCACCTTTCATGCCTGCTGTGACCAAAGCCTTCGAAAGTGACTCTGATGGGACAGTTGGCAAGCAGCAGAGAGGGCCAACAGATGCAGAAGCTCCTGTTGGAGCTtctaataatgaaaaagaaaccaGTACAAGGGAAAACAATGTGGCTAAGattaaagttgtg GTTCGCAAGAGGCCTCTGAACAAGAAGGAACTTTCTCGCAAAGAAGATGATATTGTGACTGTGTATGATGATGCCTATTTAACTGTCCACGAGCCCAAGTTAAAG GTCGACCTGACTGCATATGTGGAGAAACATGAGTTCTGTTTTGATGCAGTTCTAGATGAACATGTGACTAATGATGAG GTATACCGTAATACAGTGGAGCCAATTATACCCACCATTTTTCAACGTACCAAAGCAACATGTTTTGCATATGGCCAGACAG GGAGTGGCAAGACATACACCATGCAGCCATTACCTCTGAGAGCAGCAGAAGACCTTGTTAGATTTCTGCATCAGCCAGTTTATCGTAATCAAAGATTCAAGTTGTGGCTTAGCTATTTTGAGATATATGGGGGAAAACTTTTCGATCTTCTCAGCGACAGGAA GAAGCTATGCATGAGGGAAGATGGTAGACAGCAAGTTTGCATTGTTGGACTGCAGGAGTTTGAAGTATCAGATGTGCATATTGTGAAAGAATATATTGAGAGGGGAAATGCAGCTAGAAGTACTGGTTCTACAGGTGCAAATGAAGAGTCTTCGAGATCACACGCAATTTTGCAACTGGCTGTCAAGAGGCACCCTGAGGTGAAAGAATCTAAGaggaataataatattaatgaggGAAATGAATCCAGGAGCGGAAAGGTTGTTGGCAAAATTTCTTTCATTGACCTTGCTGGGAGTGAAAGAGGTGCTGACACTACAGATAATGATCGGCAAACACG GATTGAAGGAGCAGAAATCAACAAAAGTTTATTGGCACTCAAGGAGTGTATCCGTGCTCTTGATAATGACCAGATTCACATCCCATTCCGCGGAAGCAAACTTACTGAGGTGCTTCGTGACTCCTTTGTTGGCAACTCAAGGACTGTTATGATCTCTTGCATCTCTCCAAATGCTGGTTCGTGTGAGCATACCCTCAATACTTTGAGATATGCTGACAg GGTTAAAAGTCTATCCAAAAGTGGAAACCCAAAGAAGGATCAGGCTAGTTCATTGCCACCCAGTGCGAAGGAATCTTCATCGACTCCAACTTTACCTGTTACTGCTGAGAGAGAGGATGTCTATGagcaaaatcaagaatctAAAGTTGTGGATACAAGCAGAAGGGTCATAGATAAGGAAACTTcatctttcaatttttctacaGATGATGAGAAACAATCCTCCAacttttcttccaattttaaCTTTAATGGCCGTGACGAAAGTGGTGTGGCTGCTGGTGGTTCGGAACGGGAACGACTTGATGTCAGAAATGCTTCTAAGGGTTCTACCAGTCAGAAGATGTTCTCAGCTGGGTACTCACAGAGTTCAAGTGATACAGAAAAGAAGGTGCAGAAAGTTTCTCCACCTCGGCAAAAGGTTTACAGGGATGAAAAGCTGGGGCATGGGCCAAGAAAAGACATTGAAAATCAGGATATCTCAACCACTAGTTATAAGCagcaaaatataaacaattcTAGTGCAGCTAGTACTGGTGCTAAACGCTATGAACCTGAGCCACCTCCTGATGGGAGTATCAATGAGATACTTGAG GAAGAAGAGGCCCTTATAGCCGCTCATAGAAAAGAGATTGAAGATACTATGGAGATAGTTCGTGAA GAAATGAAACTATTGGCAGAAGTGGATCAACCAGGCAGCCACATTGACAATTATGTGACACAATTGAGTTTTGTGCTCTCACGCAAAGCAGCTAGTCTGGTCAGCCTTCAAGCTCGCCTAGCAAGGTTCCAGCATCGGCTGAAAGAGCAGGAGATACTGAGTCGAAAGAGGGTACTTCGCTAA
- the LOC105171526 gene encoding ubiquitin-like-specific protease ESD4 yields MGALTNNRKRGDDYYKSLVSFSPSIDHSYSHISKKPKLSVPMSEKTPENNRPTSSISVVSRISQYPAGKSGFLREVHAPVRNSRFGLFSSAKNTESTASSKESPSDNMGRFGFFHRYNEARDVAIRSLRYTSIGKQKEQEVIEVDSGDENRDDVYDDSSIEEVEIANFEQSKLKGEHGVGVESSLELNIKLGEKGLGSLDSSVITDVSNATAKVEDVEKMGLMQLDQVPDGPGLPKYKRLYDEIDRKYSKLPVIKFSIELYIKFLQRLQLFRSQKKEDQIKKNVSEECFVPLTDEEEREVSRALSNSNRRKVLVTHENSNIDITGEILQCLRPGAWLNDEVINVYLELLKEREKREPQKFLKCHFFSTFFYKKLISGRGGYNFQSVRRWTTQRKLGYSLIECDKIFVPIHKEVHWCLAIINKKDEKFQYLDSLKGGDTRVLNVLTRYFVDEVKDKCGKDINVSSWEQEFVTDLPEQANGFDCGMFMIKYADFYSRDIGLCFSQKNMPYFRRRTAKEILKLRAD; encoded by the exons ATGGGAGCTTTAACCAACAATAGGAAACGCGGGGACGATTACTACAAATCCCTTGTTTCATTTTCACCCTCAATTGACCATTCATATAGTCACATTTCGAAAAAGCCCAAGCTTTCAGTTCCTATGAGTGAAAAGACCCCAGAAAATAATCGGCCCACATCGTCAATTTCTGTTGTTTCTAGAATTTCTCAGTATCCGGCTGGGAAATCGGGGTTTCTGAGAGAAGTTCATGCCCCGGTGAGGAATTCAAGATTTGGGCTTTTCTCTTCTGCTAAGAACACTGAAAGTACTGCTAGTTCTAAGGAAAGTCCATCTGATAACATGGGAAGATTTGGTTTCTTTCATCGGTATAATGAAGCCAGAGATGTAGCGATTAGAAGTTTGAGGTATACGTCTATTGGGAAACAGAAGGAGCAAGAGGTGATTGAGGTTGATAGTGGGGATGAGAACCGAGATGATGTCTATGATGATTCTAGCATTGAGGAGGTGGAAATTGCCAATTTTGAACAGAGTAAGTTGAAGGGGGAACACGGTGTGGGTGTGGAGAGTTCGCTGGAACTTAATATCAAGCTTGGGGAGAAAGGACTGGGATCTCTGGATTCTTCTGTGATTACGGATGTAAGTAATGCAACTGCAAAAGTAGAAGATGTGGAGAAGATGGGATTAATGCAGTTGGACCAGGTACCAGATGGTCCAGGGCTGCCCAAATATAAGAGGTTGTATGATGAAATAGACAGAAAATATTCGAAGCTGCCTGTCATAAAGTTTAgcatagaattatatataaagtttctGCAACGGCTTCAGTTATTTCGGTCTCAGAAGAAAGAAGATCAAATTAAGAAG AATGTGAGTGAGGAATGTTTTGTGCCTCTTACTGAcgaggaagagagagaagttTCTCGTGCCTTGTCCAATTCGAACAG GAGAAAAGTTTTGGTGACTCATGAGAAttcaaatattgatattacCGGGGAAATATTACAGTGTTTGAGACCTGGAGCATGGCTTAATGATGAG GTCATTAATGTGTACCttgaattattgaaagaaagggaaaaaagggAGCCccagaaattcttgaaatgcCATTTCTTTAGCACCTTCTTTTATAAGAAG CTGATTAGTGGCAGGGGTGGCTACAATTTTCAATCAGTTAGAAGATGGACCACACAAAGAAAGCTTGGCTATAGTCTTATAGAGTGTGACAAA ATATTTGTGCCTATCCACAAAGAAGTTCATTGGTGTTTAGCAATTATCAACAAGAAGGACGAAAAGTTTCAGTATCTTGATTCACTCAAAGGAGGTGATACTCGAGTCCTGAATGTACTG ACCAGGTACTTTGTTGACGAGGTGAAGGACAAGTGTGGAAAAGACATTAATGTTAGTTCCTGGGAACAAGAATTTGTGACGGACCTTCCAGAGCAGGCAAATGG GTTTGACTGTGGCATGTTCATGATCAAATACGCTGACTTCTACAGCAGAGACATTGGACTATGTTTTAGCCAG aaaaatatgCCATATTTTAGGCGGCGGACAGCCAAGGAGATTTTGAAATTGAGGGCAGATTGA